One segment of Drosophila mauritiana strain mau12 chromosome 3R, ASM438214v1, whole genome shotgun sequence DNA contains the following:
- the LOC117145714 gene encoding symplekin has product MDSIIGRGQFVSETANLFTDEKTATARAKVVDWCNELVIASPSTKCELLAKVQETVLGSCSELAEEFLESVLSLAHDSNMEVRKQVVVFIEQVCKVKVELLPHVINVVSMLLRDNSAQVIKRVIQACGSIYKNGLQYLCSLMEPGDSAEQAWNILSLIKAQILDMIDNENDGIRTNAIKFLEGVVVLQSFADEDSLKRDGDFSLGDVPDHCTLFRRQKLQEEGNNILDILLQFHGTTHISSVNLIACTSSLCTIAKMRPMFMGAVVDAFKQLNANLPPTLTDSQVSSVRKSLKMQLQTLLKNRGAFEFASTIRGMLVDLGSSTNEIQKLIPKMDKQEMARRQKRILENAAQSLAKRARLASEQQDQQQREMELDTEELERQKQKSTRVNEKFLAEYFRNPETVVALVLEFLPSLPTEVPQKFLQEYTPIREMSIQQQVTNISRMFGEQLSERRLGPGAATFSREPPMRVKKVQPIESTLTAMEVDEDAVQKLSEEELQRKEEATKKLRETMERAKGEQTVIEKMKERAKTLKLQEITKPLPRNLKEKFLTDAVRRILNSERQCIKGGVSSKRRKLVTVIAATFPDNVRYGIMEFILEDIKQRIDLAFSWLFEEYSLLQGFTRHTYVKTENRPDHAYNELLNKLIFGIGERCDHKDKIILIRRVYLEAPILPEVSIGHLVQLSLDDEFSQHGLELIKDLAVLRPPRKNRFVRALLNFSVHERVDLRDRAQAHLVSLYHVHKILPSRIDEFALEWLKFIEQESPPAAVFSQDFGRPSEEPAWREDTTKVCFGLAFTLLPYKPEVYLQKICQVFVSTSAELKRTILRSLDIPIKKMGVESPTLLQLIEDCPKGMETLVIRIIYILTERVPSPHEELVRRVRDLYQNKVKDVRVMIPVLSGLTRSELIAVLPKLIKLNPAVVKEVFNRLLGIGAEFAHQTMAMSPTDILVALHTIDTSVCDLKAIVKATSICLAERDLYTQEVLMAVLQQLVEVIPLPTLMMRTTIQSLTLYPRLANFVMNLLQRLIIKQVWRQKVIWEGFLKTVQRLKPQSMPILLHLPPAQLVDALHQCPDLRPALSEYAESMQDEPMNGSGITQQVLDIISGKSVDVFVTDESGGYISAEHIKKEAPDPSEISVISTVPVLTSLVPLPVPPPVGSDLNQPLPPGED; this is encoded by the exons ATGGATAGCATAATTGGACGCGGCCAGTTTGTCTCGGAGACGGCCAATCTGTTCACGGACGAGAAGACAGCTACGGCAAGAGCTAAG GTGGTCGATTGGTGCAATGAGCTGGTCATCGCATCACCTTCGACAAAGTGCGAACTGCTGGCTAAGGTGCAGGAGACTGTGCTTGGATCCTGCTCGGAGCTGGCCGAAGAATTCCTGGAGTCCGTGCTGTCTTTGGCCCACGACTCAAACATGGAGGTTCGCAAGCAGGTAGTCGTCTTCATAGAGCAAGTTTG TAAAGTGAAGGTGGAGCTACTGCCCCATGTCATTAACGTCGTGTCTATGCTGCTTAGGGATAACTCGGCTCAGGTGATCAAAAGAGTGATCCAGGCCTGCGGCAGCATCTACAAGAATGGATTGCAGTACTTGTGCAGCCTCATGGAGCCCGGCGACAGTGCGGAGCAGGCGTGGAACATCCTCAGCTTAATAAAGGCGCAAATACTGGACATGATCGACAATGAAAACGACGGCATACGTACAAATGCCATTAAGTTCTTGGAGGGCGTCGTTGTCCTGCAGAGCTTTGCTGACGAGGACAGTCTGAAACGAGATGGAGACTTCTCGCTGGGCGATGTCCCCGATCACTGCACACTATTCCGCCGTCAAAAGTTGCAGGAGGAGGGCAACAATATCTTAGATATCTTGCTTCAGTTCCACGGAACCACGCATATTTCCTCGGTGAACTTGATTGCCTGCACAAGCAGCTTGTGCACGATTGCCAAAATGCGACCCATGTTCATGGGTGCCGTGGTGGATGCCTTTAAGCAGCTGAATGCCAACCTGCCGCCCACCCTCACTGACTCGCAAGTAAGCTCCGTGCGCAAGAGCCTGAAGATGCAGCTGCAGACATTGCTGAAGAACCGTGGTGCCTTTGAGTTTGCAAGCACTATCCGAGGTATGTTAGTTGACCTGGGGTCCTCCACGAATGAGATCCAGAAGCTTATTCCCAAAATGGACAAACAGGAAATGGCTCGCAGACAAAAACGCATCCTCGAAAATGCTGCGCAAAGTCTTGCAAAGCGAGCGCGCTTGGCCAGTGAGCAGCAGGATCAGCAGCAGCGAGAAATGGAGCTAGACACTGAGGAATTGGAACGACAGAAACAGAAGTCCACACGAGTTAACGAAAAGTTTCTGGCAGAGTATTTCCGTAATCCAGAAACTGTTGTGGCCCTGGTGCTGGAGTTCTTGCCCAGTCTGCCCACTGAGGTGCCACAAAAGTTCCTTCAGGAATACACACCCATTCGCGAAATGTCTATTCAGCAGCAGGTAACCAATATCTCCAGAATGTTTGGCGAACAACTATCAGAAAGGCGCCTAGGCCCAGGTGCCGCAACCTTCAGTCGAGAGCCGCCAATGCGGGTTAAGAAAGTACAACCGATTGAATCAACACTAACTGCAATGGAAGTGGATGAGGATGCTGTTCAAAAACTGAGTGAGGAAGAGCTCCAACGTAAGGAGGAAGCAACCAAGAAACTCCGCGAGACCATGGAGCGCGCTAAGGGCGAACAGACTGTTATTGAAAAGATGAAGGAGCGCGCCAAGACGTTGAAGCTGCAGGAAATCACCAAGCCCCTGCCACGCAACCTAAAAGAGAAGTTCCTAACTGATGCAGTGCGCCGTATTCTCAACTCGGAGCGGCAGTGCATCAAGGGAGGCGTGTCATCGAAGCGCCGTAAGCTGGTCACCGTGATTGCTGCCACATTTCCCGATAACGTGCGTTACGGCATCATGGAGTTCATCCTGGAGGATATAAAGCAGCGTATCGATTTGGCATTTTCGTGGCTCTTTGAGGAGTACTCTCTGCTGCAAGGATTTACAAGGCACACTTATGTTAAGACGGAGAACAGACCCGATCACGCCTACAACGAGTTGCTGAATAAGCTCATCTTTGGCATTGGAGAGCGTTGCGATCACAAGGATAAGATTATTCTGATTCGTAGAGTTTATCTAGAAGCACCCATTCTTCCGGAAGTCTCAATCGGACATCTAGTTCAATTAAGCCTGGACGACGAGTTCTCCCAGCACGGcctggagctgatcaaggaCCTTGCAGTGCTCAGGCCGCCGCGAAAGAATCGCTTCGTTAGAGCGTTGCTCAACTTTTCTGTGCACGAGCGAGTGGATCTGCGGGATCGGGCACAGGCCCACCTGGTCAGTCTGTACCATGTGCACAAAATACTACCGTCTCGGATAGACGAATTCGCTCTGGAGTGGCTTAAATTTATCGAACAGGAGTCTCCGCCGGCAGCTGTTTTCTCGCAGGACTTTGGTCGCCCAAGCGAGGAGCCTGCTTGGCGGGAAGACACTACCAAGGTGTGCTTTGGTTTGGCCTTTACCCTGCTGCCCTATAAACCGGAAG TTTACTTACAGAAAATTTGTCAAGTGTTTGTTTCCACATCTGCCGAACTGAAACGCACGATCTTGCGCAGTCTAGATATCCCCATAAAAAAGATGGGTGTGGAAAGCCCGACGTTGCTGCAACTGATCGAGGATTGCCCTAAGGGCATGGAGACCTTAGTGATCCGTATAATTTACATACTGACGGAGCGAGTGCCATCCCCCCATGAAGAATTGGTACGGCGGGTTAGGGATCTCTACCAGAACAAGGTCAAGGATGTGCGCGTAATGATACCCGTGCTAAGTGGCTTGACACGATCCGAGCTCATTGCCGTTCTACCTAAGCTGATTAAACTTAATCCCGCTGTGGTCAAGGAGGTTTTCAATCGATTGCTTGGTATCGGTGCCGAATTCGCCCATCAGACGATGGCCATGTCCCCCACTGATATTCTCGTGGCTTTGCACACCATCGATACGAGTGTCTGCGACCTTAAAGCCATCGTCAAGGCTACATCCATCTGTTTGGCTGAAAGAGATCTGTACACACAGGAGGTACTTATGGCTGTGCTGCAACAGCTTGTAGAGGTTATTCCGCTGCCTACTCTGATGATGCGCACAACAATTCAGAGCCTAACTCTGTACCCGCGTCTGGCCAACTTTGTAATGAACTTGCTGCAGCGTCTGATAATCAAGCAGGTCTGGCGACAAAAAGTTATCTGGGAGGGCTTCCTAAAGACTGTGCAGCGCCTGAAACCGCAGTCAATGCCGATCCTGCTTCACCTTCCTCCCGCCCAATTGGTGGACGCACTGCATCAGTGCCCCGATTTAAGACCAGCATTGTCAGAATACGCTGAGAGCATGCAGGACGAACCGATGAATGGTAGTGGCATTACCCAGCAGGTTCTGGACATCATCTCCGGGAAATCAGTGGATGTGTTCGTGACG GACGAAAGCGGCGGTTACATCAGCGCCGAGCATATTAAAAAAGAGGCACCGGATCCATCAGAAATTAGTGTAATTTCCACAGTGCCCGTACTGACGTCTCTAGTGCCACTGCCAGTTCCCCCGCCTGTAGGCAGTGATCTTAACCAGCCCCTGCCGCCAGGCGAGGACTAG